The following coding sequences lie in one Spinacia oleracea cultivar Varoflay chromosome 1, BTI_SOV_V1, whole genome shotgun sequence genomic window:
- the LOC110806116 gene encoding protein GAMETE CELL DEFECTIVE 1, mitochondrial, translated as MHRLAKSTTTTTLLRTLHSSNPSPFSLLNHHHRRLSTSSGNKNKNDEWNAAWETAWLPDDLSGKNTRAPWESDVNFGLTHDSAADADAETKAFVEDMNENWEHRRKNKDKLKREEEVKKEDGENGGGLYSLENVKRDYRLKKQRIHAGLWMKEIELLEEAKLGGGSGDDIDRLLDSCSEIFDSASNNLNDPKVPGTSEYKNKPDGWESTSKSEDGNVWDMSQREEDILLQEFERRMAFCKFQIASFIKTHIFSRRRPIDGWRYMIEVIGPNARKGKGSVSRLPGLADPATRPFTEDRPPTTGVGGRLSRRPR; from the exons ATGCATAGACTAGCAAAgtccaccaccactaccactcTACTCCGAACCCTCCACTCCTCCAATCCCTCgccattctctctcctcaaccacCATCACCGCCGCCTTTCCACTTCCTCCggcaacaaaaacaaaaatgacgAATGGAACGCCGCATGGGAAACTGCCTGGCTTCCCGACGACCTCTCCGGAAAAAACACCCGCGCGCCTTGGGAGTCAGACGTCAACTTCGGCCTTACCCACGACTCCGCTGCCGATGCAGACGCCGAGACGAAGGCGTTTGTGGAAGACATGAATGAAAACTGGGAACACCGCCGCAAGAACAAAGATAAATTGAAACGGGAGGAGGAAGTGAAGAAGGAAGATGGTGAAAATGGTGGTGGGTTGTATAGTTTGGAGAATGTAAAAAGGGATTACAGGTTGAAGAAACAGCGGATTCATGCTGGACTTTGGATGAAAGAGATTGAGCTTCTTGAAGAAGCTAAGTTGGGTGGAGGTTCCGGTGATGATATTGATAGGCTTCTTGATAGCTGCTCTGA GATATTTGACTCTGCTAGCAATAATCTGAATGATCCGAAAGTTCCCGGCACTTCTGAGTATAAAAACAAGCCTGATGGTTGGGAGTCTACATCCAAATCTGAAGATGGCAATGTATGGGATATGTCACAGAGAGAAGAGGACATCCTTCTACAAGAATTTGAGCGTCGAATGGCATTTTGCAAGTTTCAG ATAGCAAGTTTTATAAAGACACACATATTTAGCAGGAGGAGACCAATTGACGGGTGGAGATACATGATTGAGGTGATTGGACCGAATGCCAGAAAAGGTAAGGGTAGTGTTTCGAGGTTACCAGGCCTTGCAGATCCTGCAACTCGCCCATTCACAGAGGACAGACCACCAACAACTGGTGTTGGTGGTCGTCTCTCCCGTAGGCCCAGATGA